A genome region from Candidatus Methanomethylophilaceae archaeon includes the following:
- a CDS encoding trypsin-like peptidase domain-containing protein, with the protein MFADACRIAKGFTRPVATSLRFQDGAISTILNSFILVNEDGWAITAGHTFDSLVKFEGDRKKIAEINQMNSGSSEPAKMDPKFILNHSFWWGWDGVMIREVTVDRKIDIALVKLANIRPNMVPNYPVFADPNDVSIGSSVCRLGHPFVDPPTEFDVSRSAFRIPKIDSDMSIFANDGIVSKIVTVKKAGNSPFDAMYIDISTPGYRGQAGGPIVNAEGKVCGMQINTIAMPFGFHFMDSEKNPIEDQFCCIGRAVHVKTIRQFLDSKNISYRSDDSGEEYRIIG; encoded by the coding sequence ATGTTCGCAGATGCATGCCGCATTGCGAAGGGATTCACGCGCCCCGTCGCCACGTCCCTCCGTTTCCAGGACGGAGCCATAAGCACAATCCTCAATTCGTTCATCTTAGTCAACGAAGATGGTTGGGCGATCACCGCAGGCCATACCTTCGATTCCCTGGTGAAGTTCGAAGGCGACCGCAAAAAGATCGCCGAAATCAATCAGATGAACTCGGGATCCTCGGAACCAGCCAAAATGGATCCCAAATTCATCCTGAACCATTCGTTTTGGTGGGGATGGGACGGGGTCATGATCAGAGAGGTCACCGTGGACAGGAAAATCGACATAGCGCTCGTGAAACTCGCCAATATCAGGCCGAATATGGTTCCGAACTATCCGGTCTTCGCCGATCCCAACGACGTTTCCATCGGGAGCAGCGTATGCAGGCTCGGACATCCTTTCGTGGATCCGCCGACCGAATTCGACGTGTCCCGCAGCGCCTTCAGAATTCCCAAGATAGATTCCGATATGAGCATATTCGCCAATGATGGCATAGTGTCCAAGATAGTGACCGTAAAGAAAGCCGGGAACAGCCCCTTCGATGCCATGTACATCGACATATCCACCCCCGGTTACAGAGGCCAAGCCGGAGGGCCGATCGTCAACGCCGAAGGCAAAGTGTGCGGGATGCAGATAAACACCATAGCGATGCCGTTCGGATTCCATTTCATGGATTCGGAGAAGAATCCCATCGAAGACCAGTTCTGCTGCATCGGGCGCGCCGTCCACGTGAAGACGATCAGGCAGTTCCTGGACTCCAAGAATATATCGTATAGAAGCGACGACTCGGGCGAGGAATACAGGATCATCGGCTGA
- a CDS encoding trypsin-like peptidase domain-containing protein yields MFVEAYGAAKEFARPVLLSDLKGSWVGCGTFIVLNRSGWIVTAKHNISEAMEDHCASSVWGWDGVGIDEAIFDDATDMAAGRLDPFDPEWVSEYPLLSDGIGISIGGSFGRLGYAIEEGDDSASAAPLFNSGIISQIRDGPDMRCIITSSAGMKGQSGGPLFDSEGYVIGMQTLTRCVPLGYSGANDDGVMKPLMSIEGMALHIDSMRRFLDAAGISYRIE; encoded by the coding sequence ATGTTCGTCGAAGCATACGGAGCCGCCAAAGAATTCGCGCGTCCCGTATTGCTGTCCGACCTGAAAGGTTCCTGGGTCGGATGCGGAACATTCATAGTTCTCAACAGGTCCGGTTGGATCGTCACCGCCAAACATAACATAAGCGAAGCGATGGAGGACCATTGTGCAAGTTCCGTCTGGGGATGGGACGGCGTCGGCATCGACGAGGCGATCTTCGACGACGCTACCGATATGGCCGCAGGAAGGCTGGACCCTTTCGACCCAGAGTGGGTCTCGGAATATCCTTTGCTATCTGACGGCATCGGAATCTCCATAGGCGGATCATTCGGAAGGCTCGGCTATGCCATTGAAGAAGGCGACGATTCCGCTTCGGCCGCGCCTCTGTTCAACAGCGGCATCATATCCCAGATACGCGACGGTCCAGACATGAGATGCATCATAACATCCAGCGCAGGCATGAAGGGGCAGTCCGGGGGCCCTCTTTTCGATTCCGAAGGATACGTCATCGGAATGCAGACCTTGACCCGCTGCGTCCCTTTGGGTTACAGCGGAGCCAACGACGATGGCGTGATGAAACCTCTGATGTCGATAGAAGGGATGGCTCTGCATATCGACTCGATGAGAAGATTCCTCGATGCGGCCGGGATCTCTTACCGCATCGAGTGA